Genomic window (Candidatus Tanganyikabacteria bacterium):
GAACTAACGCGCTTCTTCCTGGTAGGCCTGAGAGACGGCCGAGACGGCGGTTTGCTGCGCGCCCGTCCCCTTGCCGACCATCCCGGCCACCTGGAATCCGGCCGCGCACAAGAGCGCGATTATGATTCCCGCTTTCATACCTCGCTCGTTCCTCGAGATCGAGATAGCCGGATGACCATAACTTTTCCACAGTGTGTCGCATGGGCGAGGGTGCCTGAAGATCGCCCCGCCCGATCCGGCGGCCGGAGCGCCCCGCGTGGCACAATCTAGGTGGTGTCTCGCGGGATCCTGCCGCTGCTGGCCGCCGGCCTCCTGGCCGGCGTGGCGCCGGCGCACGCCCGCGCGACGCCCGCGCCGGCGCTCCGTGTCGCCGCGGCGTCGGATCTCGCGACGGCTTTCGAGGAGATCGGTCCCGCGTTCCAGCGAGCCACGGGCCGGCGAGTGACGTTCTCCTTCGGGTCTTCGGGCATGCTGGCCAAGCAACTCCAGCAAGGGGCGCCCTTCGACGCCTTCGCGGCCGCCAGCGCGCAGTATGCCGACGCCGCGACCAGGCACGGCGCCTGCGAAGCGGCGACCCGGACGCCATACGCCAGGGGCCGCCTCGCCCTGTACTCGCGACTTCCCGGCCAGGCGCCCTCTCGCGTCGCCGACCTGGCCGCGCCCAGGTTCCGGCGCATCGCCATCGCCAACCCCGACCACGCGCCCTACGGCCAGGCCGCCCGCGAGGCGATGCGGGCCGCCGGCGTTTACGACCGCCTGAAACCGCGCCTGGTCTATGCCGAGAACGTGCGACAGGCCGTCCAGTTCGCCCGCACCGGCAACGTGGAAGTCGCCATCGTCGCGTTGCCACTGGTGGCGGCCGATGCGCCCGCCACCTGGACGGAAGTTCCCGCCACCCTACATGCGCCCCTCGTGCAGATCGTGGTCGCCTGCCGCGGCGGCGCGGACTTCGCGGGCGGCAAGGCCTTCGGTGTGTTCCTGGCCGGGCCGGAGGGCCAGATCATCCTGGCGCGCCACGGGTTCGCGGCGGGCGGGCAGAAATGACCTTCGGACCGCTCGCCCTGTCGTTCCAGGTAGCGCTGGCCGCCATCGCCGTCGCGGGAGTGCTCGGCATCACACTGGCGGGCTTGCTGGCGCGGGCCCGCTTTCCCGGCCGCGATCTGGTTGAAGCGCTGATCCTCGCGCCGATGGTCCTGCCGCCCACCGTGCTCGGCTACTACCTGCTGGTCGTGCTGGGCCGCAACAGCCCCCTCGGGCAGGCCTACGAGGCGCTGACCGGCTCGCCGATCGTGTTCACCCGCACCGGGGCGATCGTGGCCGCCACCGTCGCGGCGCTTCCCTTCGTCATCAAGTCGGCGCGGGCGGCCATGGAGGAGGTGGATCCCCGCCTGGTGGGCGCCGCCCGCACGCTGGGCGCGGGCGCGCTCCGCGCCTTCCTCACCGTCGTGCTCCCGCTCTCGTCGGGCGGCATCGTGGCCGGCCTCGCCCTCGGCTTCGCCCGCGCCCTGGGCGAGTTCGGCATCACACTGATGATCGCCGGCAACATCCCCGGCCTCACGCAGACGGGTGCCCTGGCCATCTACGACGCGGTCCAGGCCGATCGCGAGGCTGAGGCCACCGGCATGGTGCTCATCCTGACCGCCCTGGCGGTCGCCGCCTTGTACGCGGTCAGCAAGCTAACGGGAAGGCCCAGACATGGGTGGTGACCTGATCGCCGCCATCCACGTGGCCGGGGAGCCCGGCCACCCGCAGGCGCGACTGGACGCCGAGATCCGCGTGCCGCCCGGCATCACGGTGCTCTTCGGGCCGTCGGGCTCGGGCAAGACCACCTGCCTGGTGACCCTGGCGGGCCTCCTGCGGCCCACGCGCGGGCGGATCGCGCTGGGGGGTCAGGTGTTCTTCGACTCGGACCTGGGCACCGACGTGCCGCCCGAACGGCGGCGAGTCGGACTGGTGTTCCAGTCGCTCGCCCTGTTCCCCCACCTCAGCGCCGAGGCCAACGTCGCCTATGGCCTGCCGGCCGGCCTCTCGGGCGCCGCCCGCCGCGATCGGGCGCGGCACTGGTTGGAGCGCATCCGCGTGCCGCACCTGGCGCAGCGCAAGCCCGCCAGCTTCTCGGGTGGCGAGGCGCAACGGGTCGCCCTCGCCCGAGCCCTGGCCAGCGAACCCAGGGTCCTGCTGCTCGACGAGCCCTTCTCGGCCCTGGATCTCGAACTCCGGCTCGAACTGGCCGAGGAGGTGCAGGCGATCGTCACCGAACTCGGCTTGCCCGCGCTCCTGGTCACCCACGACCGTGAGGACGCCCGGCGCCTGGGACGGCGCCTGATCCTCCTATCGGCCGGCCGCGTCGTCTCGGAGGGCGTGCCGGCCGACGTACTGGGCTGAGCGTCAGGCTTTGGCGACCAGCAGCAGGGCCACGGGCATCATGAGCAGGCGCTTGCGGCGGACGCCCTCGAAGCCCGCCGCACCGATCCACTCGCGCAGCGTGGGTTCGGGCCACAAGCCGGTCCCCGAGACGATGAAGAACAGGAGTTCGTTGAAGCCCGCCGCCAACGAGACGTCGCCCTCGCCCCCGGCGTGCTCGCCTTCCAGCACGACCAGGGTGCCGCCCGGCCGGAGAGCGGCCCGGGCCTTCGCCAGCGCGGTCCGGCAGTCGCCGGCGGAGAGGTTGTGCAGGATGTTGCAGAGCATGACCACGTCGTAGCCCTCGCCCCACGCGACCTCCCGGAGATCGCCCTCGCGAAACCGGACGCGGTCGCCGCCCGCGGCCCCCGCGACGATCTGCCGACCCTCCGCGGCCGCCGCGGGAAGGTCCAGGACCTCGGCCCGCAGCCCCGAGTGGCGCCTGCACATTGCCGCCGAGAGCAGGCCGTGGCCGCCGGCGACGTCGAGTAGCCGCGCTGGCGGCCGATCCACGGGCACCAGGCGCGCGAATTCGCCGCCGACCAGGCGGGACATCGTCGCCAGGCCGCGCATGTAGTTGCGCCAGAACTCCGGCGGGCGATCCGGCGCGTGGAAGTTGCCGCCCTGGCCGCTCCGCACGGCCGCCTCGGTGGCCGCGAAGGCGTCCCAGAGTTCGCCGGCGAACAGCAGGCCGTCGGAAAAGGACGTCGGCGAGCCCGGCCGGAACCATCTGGCCGCCGACCGCGAGAGCCGGTAGCGGCCGCCTCGCCGGCGAAGGATGCCGTAACCGTCGAGGGCGATCAGCAAGGCTTCGGTGGCCCGCACGTCGCCGCTGATGGCTCCGGCGACCTCCTCGGCCGTACGCGGGACGCCGTCGAGGGCGGCGAAGACGCCCAGCCGGGCAGCCGCGATGGCGCAACGGCTGTACCCCATCCCCCACATCGTGAGCATGATGGGCTCGGGGAGCAGGCCCGTGGCGTGCGCCACCCGCTCCAGCAGGCCGCCAGGGACGATCCCGAGTCTCAAGAGAGCCTGCTCGGCGGGGTGCCGCCCGCCCGAGTCCCCCCGCAGTGCCGTCCGTGGCGGATCGCCGGGCATCCGTGCCCGCCGTGGGGCTCGTGCAGCAGTGTCGACGCAGCCGGCGGAAGACTCACTCCCAGGACACCGCGATGGCGTGCACCTTGCCGGTGAACGGGAGGCTGGAGAACGTCACCGACCGGGTAGCGCCGCTCGAGAAGTCCTCGTAGATCAGGCGGCGCACGCCGATGCGGCGGCCCTTGCCGGCCTTGTCGTGGTCGGG
Coding sequences:
- the modA gene encoding molybdate ABC transporter substrate-binding protein; its protein translation is MSRGILPLLAAGLLAGVAPAHARATPAPALRVAAASDLATAFEEIGPAFQRATGRRVTFSFGSSGMLAKQLQQGAPFDAFAAASAQYADAATRHGACEAATRTPYARGRLALYSRLPGQAPSRVADLAAPRFRRIAIANPDHAPYGQAAREAMRAAGVYDRLKPRLVYAENVRQAVQFARTGNVEVAIVALPLVAADAPATWTEVPATLHAPLVQIVVACRGGADFAGGKAFGVFLAGPEGQIILARHGFAAGGQK
- the modB gene encoding molybdate ABC transporter permease subunit, yielding MTFGPLALSFQVALAAIAVAGVLGITLAGLLARARFPGRDLVEALILAPMVLPPTVLGYYLLVVLGRNSPLGQAYEALTGSPIVFTRTGAIVAATVAALPFVIKSARAAMEEVDPRLVGAARTLGAGALRAFLTVVLPLSSGGIVAGLALGFARALGEFGITLMIAGNIPGLTQTGALAIYDAVQADREAEATGMVLILTALAVAALYAVSKLTGRPRHGW
- a CDS encoding ATP-binding cassette domain-containing protein — its product is MGGDLIAAIHVAGEPGHPQARLDAEIRVPPGITVLFGPSGSGKTTCLVTLAGLLRPTRGRIALGGQVFFDSDLGTDVPPERRRVGLVFQSLALFPHLSAEANVAYGLPAGLSGAARRDRARHWLERIRVPHLAQRKPASFSGGEAQRVALARALASEPRVLLLDEPFSALDLELRLELAEEVQAIVTELGLPALLVTHDREDARRLGRRLILLSAGRVVSEGVPADVLG
- a CDS encoding methyltransferase produces the protein MRLGIVPGGLLERVAHATGLLPEPIMLTMWGMGYSRCAIAAARLGVFAALDGVPRTAEEVAGAISGDVRATEALLIALDGYGILRRRGGRYRLSRSAARWFRPGSPTSFSDGLLFAGELWDAFAATEAAVRSGQGGNFHAPDRPPEFWRNYMRGLATMSRLVGGEFARLVPVDRPPARLLDVAGGHGLLSAAMCRRHSGLRAEVLDLPAAAAEGRQIVAGAAGGDRVRFREGDLREVAWGEGYDVVMLCNILHNLSAGDCRTALAKARAALRPGGTLVVLEGEHAGGEGDVSLAAGFNELLFFIVSGTGLWPEPTLREWIGAAGFEGVRRKRLLMMPVALLLVAKA